Within Paenibacillus sabinae T27, the genomic segment TAGATACTCATAATATCATCTGGATTATGAACATAATCGCGTCTAAAGCCGAAATCACCATACTTAACTACATCCGATAGGTCCATATAATCATTCCTTTTGATGGGTATTGGGCCTCTCCCTGGAGAAGAGAGAGGCTATATTAGGAAGGAGAACCGATGCAGGAAACTCTAGAAACCCTTATCGATTCTATTCTCAACTTATCCATTTTAGTAAAAAAATACAAGTGATTTATTAAACAAATTAATAATCCTGTTTGCCTTTTTGCTTCACCTACACACAACTTACTCCTGTGCTTGAGCAAACCCGCACCAGTACTGGATTTGTTGGCTCTCACAGTTAAACTCTCAGAGTGCGGAATATGATGCTCTCGGTGGGGGCCAAGGTACTATAATCAGTAACCAAATAATCATTGATGATTAAACACCGATGAATAAGCATAAGAAATGCTAAGTGCTGGCTACATCTTCTCATGTTATGATTCCTATATGCCGTAACTTGAAAGGAGCAATAATGATGAAGTCATTAATCAGCGAGGACGAATTCAGGATTTATCTAGGCAGGGTATTAAGTAGTGAAATATTAGTTCGAAATTGTATATCAAGATGTCGGCGTGTTGAGCATTCGGAAGGTAACTTGTATGATCAATACGCCAAAGATTGTGGAAGATCGCTTCTGAAACGCCTGTTCTATAGTAAAAAAGATGCTGATCGTGGACTTGAACCTGAACATGGAATTACGTTTAATGGGAGTAAGGGATACCATTCAATACGAGAAGGTACAGCCTCATTACGGAGCGCGGTTCAGCACTACTTTGAATTCTTAAGACAGTAAAGCTGATGTTTGTTCGGCGCGACCATTCAAAGCAAAGGGAATAAAGATGTCGCTTGCCGCTAGGCAGGCCTTCAAACGAAGTTTGAAAGGCATGGGAATAGCTTGAATAATGGAGACTCGCTCGTAAAGGGCAAGCCGCATACGCGGTCGCTATCGCGCCCCTTGACGGCTCACGTGCGTTTTGGCAAATCATCTTAAAACGAGGAGAGAGTACGCCATAGATATGAAACCTGTAGAGTGAGTATCGTCGATATTAGCGTAAGCAACAAACAACCCCACCTTATCGTTAAAATGAGCTTGTGGATGTTTGCATACCTAGCAACACATGGAAGCGGCGAGAGGATCAAAAATCCCTCATAAAACCTTGTCATTTCCAGCAAGGAGCAATAACGATCGTATGTTCGTATTATATTCCGTTCTAGTACTTTCTATAAGGGAGGAGAGCTTTGGCATTACAGTAGATCAAATACCTTCTGTAAGACAAGCGACTGAATATCGAAATTATACTCTTCATATAGCGTATTGTTGAAAACATTATTTTTGTACATTTGTTCGGTCAGGATAACTCGTTCCTCACCTTCCCATAACCATTTCATCGTTACGCCTAACCCAAGTCCATTACGATTTTCGATATGATCGTCAGTTACAATACCGACAGCTTTAATGACCAGTGATTTCTCGGATTGACCAGCTATCGACTTTATGTAGATAAAGTCACCTGTCTTGAGCTTGTTAAGCATCTTGTGCAAGGCTGGCGCATCAGCAGGATCATATCCAATGCAAGCACAATTATTCTGGATGAATTCGTCCTTTTTGTCTTGTGTTCTTCCATACATGGCTCCAATACCGTAAATAGCCATAATGTTCGCCTCCTTAGTATCTCAGTTCTACTTTAACCAGTGTATAATCAGGATATTTTTCTACTGCTTGCTGCAAGCCAGCTTCGAATCCATAATGTGTTGTGAAGATTTCTGCTTGCTCGCCTAAGTAGCTCTCAGCTTGGATAATACTCGACTTCTCACCGTAAATAATACGCTTCATTCGATGATCTACTAGTATGCCAAAGTAAATGATATACATGTGTCCCACCCAAACTTAACGAGATATAGCCATGGAAATAGTATACAGGAACTCATCATCCTGGTCTATTCAAGACTAATCGTACTAAATAGTTATAAAACATTGATCTTCCTGCATTTTAGCTAGTTATAGATCTCATCCTGCCAGGTTACTAAATAGACTGATTAAACCGCTTCAAGTGGAGTTAGGTGGGGTTTAGTACAACGATAAGACTAGTTTAACTCTAGTTATAAAAACAACTAAAGCCATCCTAGTCCGATTAGTCTTGATTATTCGAGTAGAAGTGAGTACCTTGGCATTCGAAAAGCATCGGGATTTTTCGCTCGTGAGGATGATCGCTGATCGCCTGGGGCATACCAACGCATCTATGACCCTTACATGGATATTTGATTATCTACTCACCCTGTAATACGACGTAGGTTATATCCTTTTTTTGCACATGCATATCCGTTGTTGCCGTTTTAAATAAATAACCACATTGGTTTTAATCAACAGATAGCAGAGCTATAGTTAAGTGACTTAATATAATTATCCATTAACGTAAAGTCAGGATTTCCATTAGCATCTATAGGAAGCTTTATCTTTGATGTTCGCATTCGTTCCATGTGCCACTTCCGTCCATAATTGTATCTATACTTCTCTTCTCTTATTAATGTAATGATAAACATTGCAATGTGCTGAGTGAGAGTAAATTTAGGGTAAAGAACATTTACATCGTCTGATGCCCAGAATGGTTTTGGCTGATAGAAAGACTCGGCGACGGAACCATTGTAGTTTACCGTTATGGTATTACCCTCATGTATTGCTTCCTGACCTACAAAACGGGAGACTCCATTATTCTTGTCAATAGATCCTATAAAAGGGGTTTCACCCTCCAACATATTTGCCTTCGTGAGTCTTTTACCTTTCTTGATCTCAAATAGATCTTGTAGTTCAAACCATTGCCAATTCGCTTTGTCTAAATCAACGTGGATTTCTTTAGTAACAGGGAGATTTGCAGTATCAAATGCGTTTACGTCATAGGTGTTGACCCAATCAGGAATCTGTTCTGGAGCAGGTATTAGAATATCCTTCAAAGACCTGTTAGCTTGTCTTCCATAGTTATAACGATACCTATTTGCCTTGATACAAACGCAGTAATATAAAAGCTCTTGTTTTGTCATTGGGCTTCGTGGACTCAGACAAGCTACATGAAATCCTGTGTAGTAAGGTCTCTCTTGAATAAAAGTTGAGAGTACCCCATTTCCACTTAATGCACATGTAAGTTCACCTGCTGGATTAGGTTCAACCCCATCAATTAGTTCAACATACGCTGAGATACCATTATCATTCATTTTTCGTGATACGAATGGGATGCCTTCTGATCCACATTGCTTTAGTCGATTCAGTTCTAGGCTATGACCATAGCGAACATCAAAAAGATCACTCAGCTTCTTTAGCATCTTCTTCTTCGCCCCCTAAAGATCCGCCAATCAATTTAAAGACAGCGTATTTCTTGACCGCTTCTTCAAAGGCTTCTTTGGTTATTGCAGAGTAATCGGTTTCCATATATGCTTCTGCACACCATTCATCATCATGTGTTACATATTCCATCACACTTTCGCCAGGTTTAACGTCCCGATTTCTGTATTGCTGTATCCATCGGTCGCGAATAGAAGGCCATGCATTACCTTGATCTACACGTCCCCTATGCTTCGTTTTAGTGTACCCGTCATCTTTCCAATATCCAAACCATGTTTTCTTATTGCTGGTCTTATGCGGTACACCAGCAGTAAAAATCATAATGCAGGTAATAACTCCAACAGGGTAAAATAACTCATCTGGCATCGACATAACAGCTTCTAAGGTGTGATGCTTGAGTAGCTCTTCTCGCATAGGATGAGGTGAAATTGCACAGGACATTGGCACGATCGCAATTCCTGTACCACCTTTTTGTAGAGCATTCAGCATATGATTTACGAAAACTAATTCATGTAATTCAGCATCACCTTGAGCATAAGGGGGGTTAAGCATACCAACTTGGCATTTATGCCCTTTAATCGCTTTAGTTATTGCCTGATCAAATGATGAGCCTTGATATAAATTCGCTTTTCCATCACCACGTAAGATCATGTTACTTGCTGCGAGTGCATACATGTTCGGTTGTTGCTCAACACCTACAAGACACTCTTTCTTAATGAATTCTCTTTCCGCTTCTGTTCTAGCGAGTCGAATCATTTGTTGCATAGCAGAAATGAGAAATCCACCTGTACCAGCACAAATATCAAGTACCTTCGTAGCGATTACCTTTGGCCTTCCATTCTCATCTGACTCTATACTGACCTCCAAGTTTGCAAGGAGTGAGAACAATTCTGTGACGTGCCTCGGTGTTAGTACAATTCCAAGAGCCTTTTTGTCTCCTCCTGTGTACTTCAAGAACTCACCATAGAACTGGCCAACGACATCAAAATCGTGATAAATACTTACGAATGGCCAGACCTTCTCATTCAGCATCCTAATTAACTCATGTAATGTGCCCTTTGGGAACTTTGGAACTGCCTTACCAAGCTCTGGATGAACTGCAATTGTTGAATATGGTTGTGCCATATTAGCTTTCTTCGAATTGGGAATCTTCGCTTTTTCGATCTCCTCTCGAATAACGTGCATCCATTGTTTCTGTAGATCTTCAGGGGAATACTCCCCAAAGCTCTTTGCGAAAGCAGTATTCCTTAGGGCAATAAGTGTCCCGCTCACAAGAAGTGGCTTCTCACTTTCAGTGAGTTTTGCGTGATCCCGCATAAAATCGTGCAGTTCTCTTGAGAATGCCATTAAGTCATCATGACGTTGCTTTGCAACTTCAGGGTCAAAAGAACCATGTCTTAGAAAATCGTCATATGGAATTATTGAATTGATTTCTTGGCCATGTTCATTAGTTAGAACTTTAGAGTCGCTTGAACCCTTAGGATGCAGATATGTAGACACCTTTAACCCTGACTTTGTCTGACCACTGACTGCCACAGAGATGACGCTGAATGATTTACTAAGAAACTTTGCATAGTGGAGGACACCATCTACAGCAAACTCAACTGGCTTATTCAAATCAGGAGATTGGTGGAACTTAGTGCTGGCCTTACACTCAAAAATGATAAGAAAGTCAGGGGAAGATGGCGAACTAATAATAAATTCTGGTGCACCTTTCCCGCCTTTTCCAGACTTGCTAGCCCCTTTAAGGAGCTTCGTCACTTCATCAATTTGGCTTTTCTGTTCTTCGATAACAATATCACTATCTGTATTACCGTATCCAAGATCTCTTAGAATGTCTCTAACGACATTCTCGGTTATCCTTTCATTTGCCATATCAATTCTCCTTATGTAAACTGAAAAATTTTAGAAATATTCCAGGCGCAGATATTATGTTGCTAGATACTTTCAATCTTCATAACGAGCCCACTGGTTCCCAGTCGTATACAACAACAGCCCATCTATTATTTATATCACAAATAACCCGTCCGTGTAATGATATATACAAGAAAGGCATACGAACTCATGGGGCATCTCTCGGATAATTCTTACACTTTTTCACCCTGCTAAGAAGGTAAATGCAAATAAAATGATCAAACTTGTTGATGATCGAAATAGCTCGTTGTATCTGGTTAAGTTAAACTAAAATGATGAATATAAGGGATAGTTAAGAGACTTGAATTCTCCCCACTAAGGGGCGCATTCAGGCCTTTTTGCGTTTCTTACAGCGATAATCGGGGCAGGTGAGATGAACCCCATACGAGGAGGTGAGAGCAGTTGGAAGCCTTTATGATGGTTTTGGATAAAGTAATTGATTCCATGATCAAGTTGGAAGCAGAATGGGAGCGTATCGAGAATACTCATTCCGATTACCTGGATGAACATTATCGGCTGAGCAGTGATTGGCGGGAGACCGTTCATCAGATGATGGAATGGCGAAACCAAATTAGGGAGGAATGAAGCATGGTTGTTAAAAGAGGCTTGAGACGAAGATATGACGATATTGCTTCGACAACTCGTCATGAATGGACATTTCCGCATGGCGGGTACAGTACTGTTCGTATTCAAAAGGAAATGGGAGCTTGAAGATGAGCTTGCCGCTCTTTATGTGGTTCGGTACTGGCAAGAATTACCCTTCCCACCTTGAGAAGCATCAGAAAGGGAAGAGACAGGCTGGTTAAGGAGAAGAGGTGAGACGAAAGATGAAAAACATTGAGCAATTGATCCAGCGGCGGAAGCAACTACAGTTCGTCAAGGCAACATTGAATCGGAATGCGCTGCTCACTACCGCTGAAGGTATGATGTACGTCAAGTGCTTGGCTCTGTTGGCAAAGACTGAAATTCAGCTTGGAGAAAAAGAAAAAGGCCGCACAGCGAATGCGACCAAGTAAATCTGACTACTGCAATTGTAACTGAATAGTTCTGCCAACACAAGGGAGTGGCCTTATTCGGGCTGCTCCCTTTACTCATTTTAAAATTTGAACACGTCTTAATTAATGGGTAGAATATGTTTATAGAATAAATAATGGGGGTGTTTAAATGAATCAATCAGCGGTGTGCAGTAAGTTTAAACGTATGCTAAATGATGAAATTGCAGCTGGGGAATTCTTTCAGGACCTGAAGTTAGAGAGTGCGTTGAAAAAGGATCTTATTACCCCTGAAGGGAAACAATCTATGGGTTTACCCGTTGATGCCCCTCTTAGTATGTATGATTTAACCCGCCCTGCATTAGAAGCATTACCTAAGTTCAGGTTTATGTACCTTGTTTCCTTGTTTGAAGCTTTTGTACAAGAATATATAGCAGAGCGAAAGGGTATAAGTCTTGATGATTTAAAGAATTCTTTAACTAATGAAAGGTCGACGTGGCAAAGGCTCAATGGACATACTTCCGTTGGGTCAACAAGTTATTACAACGTAAGATTCGTTAACTGGCTCTTGAATGAACTATATTCAATTCAAATTCAGTCAGTTATCGAAACGCTCACTCTTGAAATGGGTGATTTAAGAAAATGCCTGGTTCACCATGGTGGAGAAATTACCAAACAAGATTTTGTTGATGGGCTTAAAGCTACTTGTTTGCAATTAGGTCTGCCATCAATCATCGGTACAAAGGTAACCGTCACTAAAAAATTAATGTCAATTTATATTGAAGATTTTCGTAGAATTCTAAATCTTTGTGATTTTTAAAGACGAATCCCAGTCCTGAGGAGTAAGCAAGAAACATTCCATTAATCGTCCTTTACGGAGCCTCTCGTGAAGCCGTGTTTCCGCTTCCTTGCGGAGCTTCCTGGAAGCGCCCAATTGGGCTTGCGAGGCTAACACGGCTCTTCTCTCCATAAAGGAATCTCTGACGCTCAATGAATGAACTACTCCTGCTAGTTAATTTTCAAGCAGTGAAATCGGTGTGTGGGTGGTACCGTTCACCAGTCGTTCCCTTATGACATCCAGTATCGGACGAGGCTCCACCTTCTGCTCTCTATCTCTCAACCGTACCACTTTAGCTTAACCTGATTTGCCGCCCGTTGGGCATTCGTACAGGAAGGATGCCGTTCCTGATCTGAAATTATTGCTCGAATCTCATCCATCGTCATTCAAATCACCTCTGTTTGCTCATCAAGATCATCGATTACATACGTCAACGCCCCACCATAGTAACACTCTTGATAAAGGTATTTCTGCACAGCAGGCCAATACTTGCGAGCTATAGGCCGTCTCCCGCTCTCGATCTGGAAGTGGCCATTCCAAGATGGGATGCTAGTTCTGATTGAGTTAAGAAGTCATGGTAGCGTTTCAAGTGAAGGGCATAGCACACAGGAAGTCCATCAGCATTGATCAATACGTACTTATTGAACAAGCGGTGTAAATTCCAATAAGGAATGTCCTCCTCATTGTCATCGAAATCGCTTGGGTAATACGATTGCTTCTTCATCAGTTCATCCTTTCTGTTAACAACGTAGGGATAATGCGGCCCCCTGTACGTTAGAGAGCCGCTATGAGTAAAGGAGACAGCTATGCGAGTTGCCATCCCGCAGAGACTGTAAACTTAATCATTAGGATGATGCGAATTAAGAGAAAATTTAGGTAGTATGTGATACCAGGCAAACTAATAGGACTAAACCCGCTTAAAGCCTTGATATACAAGGACTTAACGCAGTATTACGTAAGGGGACTGATAATCCTAATCAGAGGATGGATCGCCGCCGCTAGGCATTATAGGTCATGCATCAGTATAGAGATAGGACTAGCGAAAATCCAGACGTATCACGGCTTGCAGGTGGATTAGTCCGAATAGTATTGAAAAATCGCTCAGGAGTGCTTACGATCAATAGGAACAGATATGAACTTACAGCGGCGGAAATCTGTCACGAGGTTCTAGCGCTCACGTCTGATGATGGAGAGTGAATGAAGCTGGGAAGGTCATCTACATTGGAGAGTATGAGGTTATACAAGTTCACCGCTTGTGCTGCCGCATACTCTCTTATTTTTTTCTGATTGGCCCTTGTGAGATGCCCCCACACCAGGCTCCCTGCATTCAGTTGCCTGACAAGTTCCTGTTGTTTAGCAGGCATTGCCGTAA encodes:
- a CDS encoding restriction endonuclease subunit S; the protein is MLKKLSDLFDVRYGHSLELNRLKQCGSEGIPFVSRKMNDNGISAYVELIDGVEPNPAGELTCALSGNGVLSTFIQERPYYTGFHVACLSPRSPMTKQELLYYCVCIKANRYRYNYGRQANRSLKDILIPAPEQIPDWVNTYDVNAFDTANLPVTKEIHVDLDKANWQWFELQDLFEIKKGKRLTKANMLEGETPFIGSIDKNNGVSRFVGQEAIHEGNTITVNYNGSVAESFYQPKPFWASDDVNVLYPKFTLTQHIAMFIITLIREEKYRYNYGRKWHMERMRTSKIKLPIDANGNPDFTLMDNYIKSLNYSSAIC
- a CDS encoding HsdM family class I SAM-dependent methyltransferase; translated protein: MANERITENVVRDILRDLGYGNTDSDIVIEEQKSQIDEVTKLLKGASKSGKGGKGAPEFIISSPSSPDFLIIFECKASTKFHQSPDLNKPVEFAVDGVLHYAKFLSKSFSVISVAVSGQTKSGLKVSTYLHPKGSSDSKVLTNEHGQEINSIIPYDDFLRHGSFDPEVAKQRHDDLMAFSRELHDFMRDHAKLTESEKPLLVSGTLIALRNTAFAKSFGEYSPEDLQKQWMHVIREEIEKAKIPNSKKANMAQPYSTIAVHPELGKAVPKFPKGTLHELIRMLNEKVWPFVSIYHDFDVVGQFYGEFLKYTGGDKKALGIVLTPRHVTELFSLLANLEVSIESDENGRPKVIATKVLDICAGTGGFLISAMQQMIRLARTEAEREFIKKECLVGVEQQPNMYALAASNMILRGDGKANLYQGSSFDQAITKAIKGHKCQVGMLNPPYAQGDAELHELVFVNHMLNALQKGGTGIAIVPMSCAISPHPMREELLKHHTLEAVMSMPDELFYPVGVITCIMIFTAGVPHKTSNKKTWFGYWKDDGYTKTKHRGRVDQGNAWPSIRDRWIQQYRNRDVKPGESVMEYVTHDDEWCAEAYMETDYSAITKEAFEEAVKKYAVFKLIGGSLGGEEEDAKEAE